Within uncultured Methanoregula sp., the genomic segment CCAGGCCAACCTTGGATGGAACGGTTCCTGGGACAAGTTGTCCGGCATCCACAAGGATGTCATGTTCGTTGAGGGAACGGAAGATATCCTGACACCCGATCCCATCTCGGTCCGGATGGCCGGGCAGATCAATGGCTCGTGGGTGGTGCGGTTCAAAGGCCTTCCGCATTTCGGGTCTCGGTATGCCCCGGTCCAGTACGGGAAGAACGCCCTGGACTTCCTTTCGATGAACGAGTCCCCCCTTGGCAAATAACTTTTTTTAACACGGGCAGGGAACAGGTTTCCCCGCCACCCGCCGAGGTTCTGCTTCGGCACTGAAATGGATGGAAAAACAGCTCACTTCTTCTTTTTCCCGTGCCGGATCCGGTATTTCCGGTTCCTGCAGTCATCCGAAACCTTCCACAAGGCAAAGAGGCAAAAACAGGACTGACTAAAAAAAACAAGAGTCCGGGTGGCGTGGACTTACATTCCACCCGGGGGCACGACCGGTTGCGTGACGTGTGAGATGAGGCGATACCCTGCCGGTTGTTGCAGATCCCTGCAATGAGTGTGATAACGGTCGATTGAGTGTGGGTGCGTATTGAGGACGTGAGGTCAGGAGATGGTCACATGACACATACCATGGATCGGATACGGTTCCTGCATGGTTATACCGGCTGACACTGGCCATTCCTGTTCCTGGTACAGGTCAGCCTGGCGACAATACTCTCCGGCGCCCCGGACACCGCTGATACGGCGTGCGGACAGGTCCCGGAGAGGACCGGGATACGCACGGGCCGGAGAATCCGGACCGGGCCCGGCTTCGGCCGCTGTATCGGCGATGGTCGCGTGATAGGTGTTCATGGCTGTTTCCTGTTCACGGTTGTGAACACACAGTATGGGAGCGGGGCGATTATATACCCTGATTTTGCGTCAGGTTTTGCCGCTATCTTAATATCGGGCAATGCAGAAGGTATGCCATACAGCAACGGTCCCGCCCTCATGCTCACCCGGCCGGTGTGACCGGAAACCAACCTATATATCGGGCCCGCACAATTAACAATTGTGAATTCTGGTACCTGCCCGCACACGACCCGCGGGATAACACCGGATCCGGAGGGAAACTGTGGCAAAGATCTATGACGATATCACAAAAACGGTTGGCAACACGCCCCTCGTGCGGCTCGGGCACATAACAAAAGGTTCGCGGGCAACGGTACTGGCCAAGGTCGAATCCTTCAACCCGATGGGCAGTGTCAAGGACCGCATCGGCGTTGCCATGATCGAAGCGGCGGAGGCGGCGGGGCTCATCCACCCCGACACCGTCATCCTTGAACCAACGAGCGGGAACACGGGTATTGCCCTTGCCATGGTTGCCGCAGCCCGGGGATACAGGATCACGCTCGTCATGCCGGAGACCATGAGCATCGAGCGGCGCAAGCTGCTCAAAGCCTTCGGGGCGGAACTCGTCCTCACTCCCGGAAAGGAAGGCATGAAAGGCGCGATTGCCAGAGCCGAGGAGCTCCTGCGGGAGAACCCGAAGTTCTTCTATATCCCCCAGCAGTTCCGCAACCCCGCAAACCCGGCCATCCACCGGAAGACCACCGCCGAGGAGATCTGGCGGGACACGGACGGGAACGTGGATGGAGTCGTGGCCGGTGTCGGCACCGGGGGCACGATCACCGGTATCGCGTCGGTGATCAAGCCCCGCAGGCCCGGCTTCAAAGCGATTGCCGTGGAACCCGATGCATCGCCGGTCCTTTCGGGCGGGCAGGCAGGGCCGCACAAGATCCAGGGGCTCGGGGCGGGTTTTGTCCCGGATGTGCTCCGAAAAGATCTCCTCGACGAGGTTATCCGCGTGACCTACGAGGACGCGATTGCAACGGCCCGGCGCATGGCAAAGGAAGAGGGCATCCTCATCGGCATCTCGGGAGGGGCGGCGACATGGGCAGCACTCCAGCTTGCCGGACGGGAAGAATACGTGGGTAAGACCATTATCGTCATCCTCCCGGATACCGGCGAGCGGTACCTGAGCACGGAGCTCTTTGAGGCGTGAGGACAGGATAGCATGGTTTTCGACAGCGTACGGGAAGATATCCGGGCGATCTTTTCAAAAGACCCGGCGGCCCGCTCCAGGCTGGAGGTGGTCTGCTGTTACCCGGGCCTCCATGCCCTCTGGTTCCACCGCAGGGCACACTGGCTCTGGATCCATAACGCGAAATTCTGTGCCCGGCTCGTCTCCCATATCAGCCGGTTCCTGACCGGCATCGAGATCCACCCCGGGGCGCAGATCGGGCGCAGGGTTGTGATCGATCACGGCATGGGCGTCGTGATCGGGGAAACCGCGGAAGTGGGCAACGATGTGCTCATCTACATGGGTGTTGTGCTCGGCGGGACGGCGCTCGAGAATGTCAAGCGTCACCCGACCGTTGAGGACAACGTCATCATCGGTTCCGGCGCGATCGTGCTGGGCCCCATACGGATCGGGGCGGGGGCAAAAGTCGGGGCAGGCTCGGTCGTGGTCCGGCCCGTTCCCCCGGGAGCAACCGTGGTCGGCGTTCCCGGAAGAATTGCCGGGCCGGAATGCGGGACCCTGCAGGATGAGACCGGGGGCATGCCGGACCCCATGCTCCGGGTCGTGAGCCGGCTCCTGGACCGGCAGAACCAGCTCGAAGACCGGCTCCGCACCATGGAGCAGTCCATTCCCCGGGCGGAACCGGATGCATTCAAAGCTGAACATGTCTGCGAAGCGCAGATCCGCGATGCACTCAAGGATGTGATCGACCCCGAAGTGGGGATCGATATCGTGGACCTCGGCCTCATCAAGGAGATCCGGGTGCGGGGAAGCCGGGCAGAGATCGACATGGTCCTCACGAGCAAAGCCTGCCCGCTGGTGGACCATCTCTCGGACCAGGTGAAGCGCAGGGCGCTGGGCGTCTGCGGGATTGATGACGTGGTCCTGACCGTGCTCGACGAGCCCTGGAACTGGGACCGGTTCGTGAAACAACGGGGCAGTCTCAAAGAGATCTA encodes:
- the cysK gene encoding cysteine synthase A translates to MAKIYDDITKTVGNTPLVRLGHITKGSRATVLAKVESFNPMGSVKDRIGVAMIEAAEAAGLIHPDTVILEPTSGNTGIALAMVAAARGYRITLVMPETMSIERRKLLKAFGAELVLTPGKEGMKGAIARAEELLRENPKFFYIPQQFRNPANPAIHRKTTAEEIWRDTDGNVDGVVAGVGTGGTITGIASVIKPRRPGFKAIAVEPDASPVLSGGQAGPHKIQGLGAGFVPDVLRKDLLDEVIRVTYEDAIATARRMAKEEGILIGISGGAATWAALQLAGREEYVGKTIIVILPDTGERYLSTELFEA
- the cysE gene encoding serine O-acetyltransferase — encoded protein: MVFDSVREDIRAIFSKDPAARSRLEVVCCYPGLHALWFHRRAHWLWIHNAKFCARLVSHISRFLTGIEIHPGAQIGRRVVIDHGMGVVIGETAEVGNDVLIYMGVVLGGTALENVKRHPTVEDNVIIGSGAIVLGPIRIGAGAKVGAGSVVVRPVPPGATVVGVPGRIAGPECGTLQDETGGMPDPMLRVVSRLLDRQNQLEDRLRTMEQSIPRAEPDAFKAEHVCEAQIRDALKDVIDPEVGIDIVDLGLIKEIRVRGSRAEIDMVLTSKACPLVDHLSDQVKRRALGVCGIDDVVLTVLDEPWNWDRFVKQRGSLKEI